The Pseudophryne corroboree isolate aPseCor3 chromosome 2, aPseCor3.hap2, whole genome shotgun sequence genome has a segment encoding these proteins:
- the LOC135040576 gene encoding serine-rich adhesin for platelets-like, whose protein sequence is MAEGGSRKRTSLTQDEAETSHSQKSHSDASHDEYESPDEGSIHRAPKFTDDETDTLIDQVIHHTCQLFGPEAFNVHQKFKNNTWEEIAKSVSTARDIHRTPESCKKRLRDCKRKTNHKIKCRRKLQKVWEKKLEEHFRMVQDDERPPTGSQELKVAQEKNQKKTHKKKQKNLEEQQSGSFTTISRKVSFSETKTVMTDNFPSTADEPSVMPHILTLDNPSMVDEPSMLHHDATADHATMLDQPSMLQHTSTVDDTSFVAEPSMLKHSARVDDHSTVDQTSMMQEYSSVVHSSTTVETSTVNETSMRQEQSTMDDPFMEDENSTMLNPLMLDKAIESNMVTATQTQDNINEEPVLHSQKSNIDTEDTNQVELNAETAHSSVIDHGLQDQFLDSTNQECEVSRSQTISQQDSLKEAMQLIERNRNEEMKKIEHQINQLNNNIQILNTTQRQQNQALVTLANFYDHLVSSQNVAAINYQQMQHSINQMLAWQYETITITRMISTFMQLLTEERQRMSRSDNPSCISNATAGTFVSSCTRGDYVTSSTHREYATSAAPGTYLYTTLPGESVSTPAAGTDVSTTLPGPYVSTTATVTYVSTTLPVYSVSTAAASTNVSTTLTGPYVSYTLPGPYVSTTAAGPYLSTTLTGPYVSSTLSGPYVSIPATGPCVSSTFAGPYVSIPAPRPYVSTTLTGPYVSSTLSGPYVSIRETGPCVSSTFAGPYASIPAPRPYVSTTATEPYVCTTVTGHYVSSTLAEPYVSIPASRPYVSTTFTGPYVSSTLARPYVSTTATEPSVSTTVTGHYVSSILAEPYVSIPASRPYVSTTFTGPYVSSTLARPYVSTTATEPSVSTTVTGHYVSSILAEPYVSIPASRPYVSTTFTGPYVSSTLAGPYVYNNLHGDYVSTAYRGLNVSTTAPGPYLLKPKPGHSESTTGQIASESPADSGPSESTAAPGKYKSTAAPVPSEYSPENTNLRSIAVASEVHSRLQLAYRPSSSYDENMDLRVRLERANIQIQHWKRQEANDEDEA, encoded by the exons atggcagagggtggtagcagaaaacgaacctcacttactcaagatgaagctgaaacatctcacagtcagaagagtcacagtgatgcttctcatgatgaatatgaatctcctgatgaaggaagcatccacagggccccaaagttcacagatgatgaaacagacaccctcattgaccaagttattcatcatacatgtcagctatttggtcccgaagcttttaatgtacaccagaaatttaaaaataatacttgggaagaaatagcaaaatctgtgtctacagctcgagatatacatcgaactcctgaaagctgcaaaaagagactacgtgactgtaagaggaagacaaatcataaaataaagtgtagaagaaaactccaaaaggtttgggagaaaaaactagaagagcactttagaatggtacaagatgacgagaggccacccactggttcccagg aacttaaggttgctcaagaaaaaaatcaaaagaaaacacataagaaaaagcagaagaatttggaagagcaacagtctg gttcctttacaacaatttcaaggaaagtttctttttctgaaacaaaaacagttatgacagacaattttccttcaactgcggatgaaccatcagtgatgccacatattttaacattGGACAATCCTTCCATGGTGGACGAACCATCAATGCTGCATCATGATGCAACAGCGGACCATGCTACCATGTTGGACCAACCATCAATGCTGCAACATACTTCGACAGTGGATGATACTTCCTTTGTGGCCGAACCATCAATGCTGAAACATTCGGCAAGAGTGGATGATCATTCCACGGTGGACCAAACATCAATGATGCAAGAATATTCTTCTGTGGTTCACAGTTCCACTACGGTAGAGACTTCCACGGTAAATGAAACATCCATGAGGCAAGAACAATCAACAATGGATGATCCTTTCATGGAGGATGAAAATTCAACCATGCTAAACCCTTTAATGTTAGATAAAG CCATAGAAAGCAACATGGTGACTGCCACACAGACACAGGATAACATTAATGAGGAGCCTGTATTGCACAGCCAGAAAAGTAATATTGATACAGAAGATACCAACCAGGTGGAATtgaatgcagagactgcacattctagtgtaattgaccatggtcttcaagaccaattcctggactctacaaatcaag aatgtgaagttagcagatcacaaaccattagccaacaggattctttaaaggaagccatgcagctaattgagaggaatagaaatgaagaaatgaaaaaaattgaacatcaaataaatcagctgaataataatatacagattctcaacacaacacaaagacaacagaatcaagcacttgtcactcttgcaaatttttacgatcatcttgtttcatcacagaatgtggcagcaatcaactaccaacagatgcagcacagtataaatcaaatgctagcatggcagtatgagactattaccatcacacgcatgatttccactttcatgcaactgttgacagaagaaagacaaagaatgtccagatcagataatccttcttgtatatccaatgctacagcaggaacctttgtatccagctgtacacgtggagactatgtaacaagctctacacacagagagtatgcaacgagcgctgcacctggaacctatctatacaccactttaccaggagaatctgtatccacccctgcagcaggaacagatgtatccaccactttaccaggaccctatgtatccaccactgcaacagtaacctatgtatccaccactttaccagtatactctgtatccactgctgcagcaagtaccaatgtttccaccactttaacaggaccatatgtatcctacactttaccaggaccctatgtatccaccactgcagcaggaccctatctatccactactttaacaggaccctatgtatcctcgacattatcaggaccctatgtatccatacctgcaacaggaccctgtgtatcctccacttttgcgggaccctatgtatccatccctgcaccaagaccctatgtatccactactttaacaggaccctatgtatcctcgacattatcaggaccctatgtatccatacgtgaaacaggaccctgtgtatcctccacttttgcaggaccctatgcatccatccctgcaccaagaccctatgtatccaccactgcaacagaaccctatgtatgcacgactgtaacaggacactatgtatcctcaactttagcagaaccctatgtatccatccctgcatcaagaccctatgtatccactacttttacaggaccctatgtatcctcaactttagcaagaccctatgtatccaccactgcaacagaaccctctgtatccacgactgtaacaggacactatgtatcctcaattttagcagaaccctatgtatccatccctgcatcaagaccctatgtatccactacttttacaggaccctatgtatcctccactttagcaagaccctatgtatccaccactgcaacagaaccctctgtatccacgactgtaacaggacactatgtatcctcaattttagcagaaccctatgtatccatccctgcatcaagaccctatgtatccactacttttacaggaccctatgtatcctccactttagCAGGACCCTATGTATACAACAACTTACATGGAGACTATGTATCCACTGCTTATAGAGGCCtcaatgtatccaccactgcaccagggccctatttattgaagccaaaaccaGGACACTCAGAATCCACTACTGGACAAATTGCCTCAGAATCCCCCGCTGACTCAGGACCCTCAGAATCCACCGCTGCACCAGGAAAGTATAAATCCACCGCTGCACCTGTACCCTCTGAATACAGCCCTGAAAACACAAATTTGAGAAGCATAGCTGTAGCATCAGAAGTGCATTCAAGATTGCAATTGGCTTATCGACCTAGCTCAAGCTATGATGAGAATATGGATCTTCGAGTAAGATTAGAGCGTGCAAATATTCAAATTCAACATTGGAAGAGACAGGAAGCTAACGATGAGGATGAAGCTTAA